The proteins below come from a single Oncorhynchus keta strain PuntledgeMale-10-30-2019 chromosome 32, Oket_V2, whole genome shotgun sequence genomic window:
- the zgc:65811 gene encoding CD9 antigen, with amino-acid sequence MALDGCGQLCKCILILFNILFALVGFAMLGLGLWLRFSSETRGFFDIDLNTQQFVIGVSVLIALGAVILLVAVFGDYGACNENRTALGVFSCLLAILAGLEIGAGVFAYMRSDEVGEQLAKFYMTVYAQYVDKGDPGLAVTLSMFHNVLHCCGLIGALDPLVQRTCPDTGFLETFTLPACPTVIVNLFESKAPLVMGLFLGTAAMLIFALVCSSLLSKEIQRSQSSPPPYILLSSTVLSPPNQDPVVFSPLPVIIPVADAL; translated from the exons ATGGCACTGGACGGATGTGGCCAGCTGTGCAAGTGTATCCTCATCCTTTTCAACATCCTCTTTGCC CTGGTGGGTTTTGCAATGTTGGGGTTGGGCTTGTGGCTGAGGTTCAGCTCTGAGACCAGAGGATTTTTCGACATAGACCTCAACACACAACAGTTTGTCATCG GTGTGTCAGTGTTGATTGCGTTAGGAGCAGTGATATTGCTCGTGGCTGTTTTCGGAGACTATGGAGCATGCAATGAGAATAGGACTGCATTGGGAGTG TTTTCCTGCCTGCTGGCTATCCTGGCTGGATTAGAGATTGGAGCCGGTGTGTTTGCCTACATGAGAAGCGATGAG GTGGGAGAGCAGCTGGCAAAATTCTATATGACTGTGTACGCTCAGTATGTGGACAAAGGAGACCCTGGCTTGGCTGTTACCCTGTCCATGTTCCACAATGTG ttgcaCTGCTGTGGACTCATTGGTGCCTTGGACCCCTTGGTCCAAAGAACATGTCCCGATACCGGCTTTTTGGAGACCTTCACTCTCCCT GCCTGCCCCACAGTGATCGTCAACCTCTTTGAGTCCAAAGCGCCTCTGGTGATGGGCCTCTTCCTTGGGACTGCTGCTATGCTG ATCTTTGCCCTGGTGTGCAGCTCCCTCCTCAGCAAAGAGATCCAGcgctcccagtcctctcctcccccctacatcctcctctcctctactgtcctctcccccccTAACCAGGACCCTGTGGTCTTTTCCCCGCTCCCTGTCATCATACCTGTGGCTGATGCACTGTAA